One window of Burkholderia vietnamiensis LMG 10929 genomic DNA carries:
- a CDS encoding glycoside hydrolase family 15 protein → MPALIEDYALVGDGHTAALISRDGSVDWLCWPRFDSGACFAALVGTPEHGRWLLAPAADAAITHTTRRYRGDTLILETDYESADGAVTVVDFMPPGNGWSELVRIVIGRHGTMKMRMELVLRFDYGFSIPWVTQLSRENGMKAIAGPDTVVLRTPVPLTGRNLHTLAEFTVSADERIPFSLGYAASHLRLPPARDPLSMLARTENYWLEWSGRCQVQGRYAAAVRRSLLTLKALAYEPTGGIVAAPTTSLPEKIGGNRNWDYRYCWLRDATITLLALMRGGYYDEARAWRSWLGRVMAGSPEQIQIMYGIAGERRLPEMELDWLPGYQNSKPVRVGNGAANQLQLDVFGEVMAALHLARVGGLQADDTVWSVQCALLDHLEKIWQEPDEGIWETRGGRRHFTFSKVMAWVAFDRAIKSAEMFRLPGSLDRWRALRDRIHADVCDNAWHEGKQAFAQSYGSDELDASVLLMPLMGFLPPEDPRIVGTVEAIERELLHDGLVMRYRTTEYDDGLPPGEGTFLACSFWLVDNYALLGRIDDAHRLFSRLLALSNDLGLLAEEYDPVDGRLVGNFPQAFSHVALVHTAMNLMHHEDAMARAAGQPAPAVATGR, encoded by the coding sequence ATGCCCGCCCTGATCGAAGACTACGCCCTCGTCGGCGACGGCCACACCGCTGCCCTGATTTCACGAGACGGCTCCGTCGACTGGCTGTGCTGGCCCCGCTTCGATTCGGGCGCCTGCTTCGCGGCGCTGGTCGGCACGCCCGAGCATGGCCGCTGGCTGCTCGCGCCGGCCGCCGACGCCGCGATCACGCACACGACACGCCGCTATCGCGGCGACACGCTGATCCTCGAAACCGACTACGAAAGCGCGGACGGCGCCGTCACCGTGGTCGACTTCATGCCGCCCGGCAACGGCTGGTCGGAGCTGGTACGGATCGTCATCGGCCGGCACGGCACGATGAAGATGCGCATGGAGCTCGTGTTGCGCTTCGACTACGGCTTCTCGATTCCGTGGGTCACGCAGCTGTCCCGCGAGAACGGCATGAAAGCAATCGCCGGTCCCGATACGGTCGTGCTGCGCACGCCCGTGCCGCTCACCGGCCGCAACCTGCATACGCTCGCGGAATTCACGGTCAGCGCCGACGAGCGCATCCCGTTCTCGCTCGGCTATGCGGCGTCGCATCTGCGGCTGCCGCCCGCACGCGACCCGCTGTCGATGCTCGCCCGCACCGAGAATTACTGGCTCGAATGGTCGGGCCGCTGCCAGGTGCAGGGCCGCTATGCGGCCGCCGTGCGCCGCTCGCTGCTCACGCTGAAGGCGCTCGCCTACGAGCCGACCGGCGGCATCGTCGCCGCGCCGACCACGTCGCTGCCCGAGAAGATCGGCGGCAACCGCAACTGGGACTACCGCTATTGCTGGCTGCGCGACGCGACGATCACGCTGCTCGCGCTGATGCGCGGCGGCTACTACGACGAGGCGCGTGCGTGGCGCTCCTGGCTCGGCCGCGTGATGGCCGGCTCGCCCGAACAGATCCAGATCATGTACGGGATCGCCGGCGAGCGCCGGCTCCCCGAAATGGAGCTCGACTGGCTGCCCGGCTATCAGAATTCGAAGCCGGTGCGGGTCGGCAACGGTGCCGCGAACCAGCTGCAGCTCGACGTGTTCGGCGAGGTGATGGCCGCGCTGCATTTGGCGCGCGTGGGCGGCCTGCAGGCCGACGACACCGTCTGGTCCGTGCAGTGCGCGCTGCTCGACCACCTCGAGAAAATCTGGCAGGAGCCCGACGAAGGCATCTGGGAAACGCGCGGCGGCCGCCGCCATTTCACATTCTCGAAGGTGATGGCGTGGGTCGCGTTCGATCGCGCGATCAAGTCGGCCGAAATGTTCCGTCTGCCCGGCTCGCTCGACCGCTGGCGCGCACTGCGCGACCGCATCCACGCCGACGTCTGCGACAACGCGTGGCATGAAGGCAAACAGGCGTTTGCGCAGAGCTACGGCAGCGACGAGCTCGACGCGAGCGTGCTGCTGATGCCGCTCATGGGCTTCCTGCCGCCGGAAGATCCGCGCATCGTCGGCACGGTCGAGGCGATCGAACGGGAATTGCTGCACGACGGACTCGTGATGCGCTACCGCACGACCGAATACGACGACGGGCTGCCGCCCGGCGAAGGCACGTTTCTGGCATGCAGTTTCTGGCTGGTCGACAACTACGCGCTGCTCGGCCGGATCGACGATGCGCACCGGCTGTTCAGCCGGCTGCTGGCGCTGTCGAACGACCTCGGCCTGCTCGCCGAGGAATACGACCCCGTCGACGGCCGGCTCGTCGGCAACTTCCCGCAGGCGTTCTCGCACGTGGCGCTGGTGCACACCGCGATGAACCTGATGCACCACGAAGATGCGATGGCGCGCGCGGCCGGCCAGCCCGCGCCGGCCGTGGCGACCGGGCGCTGA
- a CDS encoding DMT family transporter, which yields MSATARSSSAALRGALYVALSAAAFGAMAIFGRYAYAAGVDVLGLLIVRFAIGGAILAAIARRRRVAWPRGRRLAPLVAMGALGYVGQSFCYFSALQHAQASLVALLLYLYPAFVTLLAAWWLGERLTRAKAVALVLCVAGSALMVGGGHGEPLGIGLALAAAVIYSLYIVGGTKATRGVDPLATTAIICLSATATLVAIAVVRTAAFGAPPRWPATAGGWASMLAIALVSTVAAMLAFFAGLERLGAARTSMLSTLEPVVTVALAALLFGEALSPLQWAGGIAILAAVLALVRAGGAAVDDTTATSNA from the coding sequence ATGTCCGCCACCGCCCGTTCATCGTCCGCCGCGCTGCGAGGCGCGCTCTATGTCGCGTTGTCCGCCGCCGCGTTCGGCGCGATGGCGATTTTCGGCCGCTATGCGTATGCGGCCGGCGTCGACGTGCTCGGCCTGCTGATCGTGCGGTTCGCGATCGGCGGCGCGATCCTCGCGGCGATCGCGCGGCGGCGGCGCGTCGCGTGGCCGCGCGGGCGCAGGCTCGCGCCGCTCGTCGCGATGGGCGCGCTCGGCTACGTCGGGCAGTCGTTCTGCTATTTCAGCGCGCTTCAGCATGCACAGGCGAGCCTCGTCGCGTTGCTGCTCTATCTGTATCCGGCCTTCGTCACGCTGCTCGCAGCATGGTGGCTGGGCGAGCGCCTGACGCGCGCGAAGGCCGTCGCGCTCGTGCTGTGCGTGGCCGGCTCGGCGCTGATGGTCGGCGGCGGGCACGGCGAGCCGCTCGGCATTGGGCTCGCGCTGGCGGCCGCGGTGATCTATTCGCTGTACATCGTCGGCGGCACGAAGGCGACGCGCGGCGTCGATCCGCTCGCGACCACCGCGATCATCTGCCTGTCGGCCACCGCGACGCTCGTCGCGATCGCTGTCGTGCGAACGGCGGCGTTCGGCGCGCCGCCGCGCTGGCCTGCGACGGCCGGCGGCTGGGCGTCGATGCTGGCGATAGCGCTGGTCTCGACGGTCGCCGCGATGCTGGCGTTCTTCGCCGGCCTCGAGCGGCTCGGCGCCGCGCGCACGTCGATGCTGTCGACGCTCGAACCGGTCGTGACGGTCGCGCTCGCGGCGCTGCTGTTCGGCGAGGCGTTGTCGCCGCTGCAGTGGGCGGGCGGCATCGCGATTCTCGCGGCCGTGCTGGCGCTCGTGCGTGCGGGCGGCGCGGCGGTCGACGATACGACGGCGACGTCCAACGCGTAG
- a CDS encoding polyhydroxyalkanoate depolymerase: MLYQLHEFQRAMLSPLTAWAQAASKSFANPSSPFSLMPGAPRMAAAYELLYRLGKDYEKPEFNIHQIVKDGHNIPIVEQTIIEKPFCRLLRFKRYADDADAVTQLKDEPVVLVCAPLSGHHSTLLRDTVRTLLQDHKVYITDWIDARMVPVEVGPFHLHDYIAYIQEFIRHIGARNVHVISVCQPTVPVLAAISLMASRGEDTPLTMTMMGGPIDARRSPTSVNSLATQHSTAWFENNVIHTVPANYPGEGRHVYPGFLQHTGFVAMNPERHAQSHWDFYQSLLRGDEDDAEAHRQFYDEYNAVLDMAAEYYLETIRVVFQEFRLAEGTWDVEGERVRPQDIKHTALMTIEGELDDISGSGQTHVAHELCMGIPQDDRRSLTAEKCGHYGIFSGRRWRTIIYPQLRDFIREHAPEPKHGATKTPGNAPVESTAATGTTAAPLAAVPADKPQPETATRTTAAAAKRSRPKTPAATVAPAKTAAAKAAPGAKRAAGTRAKSVRARKAA; the protein is encoded by the coding sequence ATGCTTTATCAACTGCACGAATTCCAGCGGGCCATGCTGAGCCCGCTCACGGCCTGGGCCCAGGCCGCATCGAAATCCTTTGCGAACCCGTCGAGCCCGTTCTCGCTGATGCCCGGCGCGCCGCGGATGGCGGCCGCGTACGAGTTGCTGTACCGGCTCGGCAAGGATTACGAGAAGCCCGAATTCAACATTCACCAGATCGTCAAGGACGGCCACAACATCCCGATCGTCGAGCAGACGATCATCGAGAAGCCGTTCTGCAGGCTGCTGCGCTTCAAGCGCTATGCGGACGACGCCGACGCCGTCACGCAGCTGAAGGACGAACCGGTCGTGCTGGTCTGCGCGCCGCTGTCGGGCCACCACTCCACGCTGCTGCGCGACACCGTGCGCACGCTGCTGCAGGATCACAAGGTGTACATCACCGACTGGATCGACGCGCGGATGGTGCCGGTCGAGGTCGGCCCGTTCCATCTGCACGATTACATCGCGTACATCCAGGAGTTCATCCGCCACATCGGCGCGCGCAACGTGCACGTGATCTCCGTGTGCCAGCCGACGGTGCCGGTGCTCGCGGCGATCTCGCTGATGGCGAGCCGCGGCGAGGACACGCCGCTCACGATGACGATGATGGGCGGCCCGATCGACGCGCGCCGCAGCCCGACGTCGGTGAACTCGCTGGCGACGCAGCATTCGACCGCATGGTTCGAGAACAACGTGATCCACACGGTGCCCGCGAACTATCCGGGCGAAGGCCGCCACGTGTATCCGGGCTTCCTGCAGCATACGGGCTTCGTCGCGATGAACCCGGAACGTCACGCGCAATCGCACTGGGACTTCTATCAGAGCCTGCTGCGCGGCGACGAGGACGACGCCGAAGCGCACCGCCAGTTCTACGACGAGTACAACGCGGTGCTCGACATGGCTGCCGAGTATTACCTCGAGACGATCCGCGTCGTGTTCCAGGAATTCCGGCTCGCCGAAGGCACGTGGGACGTCGAAGGCGAGCGCGTGCGCCCGCAGGACATCAAGCACACGGCGCTGATGACGATCGAGGGCGAACTCGACGACATCTCGGGCAGCGGCCAGACCCACGTCGCGCACGAGCTGTGCATGGGCATTCCGCAGGACGACCGCCGCAGCCTGACCGCCGAGAAATGCGGCCATTACGGGATCTTCTCGGGCCGCCGCTGGCGCACGATCATCTATCCGCAGTTGCGCGACTTCATTCGCGAGCACGCTCCCGAGCCGAAACACGGCGCGACGAAGACGCCCGGCAACGCGCCGGTAGAATCGACCGCAGCAACCGGAACGACCGCAGCGCCGCTCGCCGCCGTGCCCGCCGACAAGCCCCAGCCCGAAACGGCGACGCGCACGACGGCCGCCGCCGCGAAACGCTCGCGCCCGAAGACACCGGCTGCGACCGTCGCCCCGGCCAAGACGGCAGCCGCGAAGGCCGCACCGGGCGCGAAGCGGGCGGCCGGCACGCGCGCCAAGTCGGTTCGCGCGCGCAAGGCCGCCTGA
- the nth gene encoding endonuclease III: protein MNATKRRAIYETLQSLNPHPTTELEYTTPFELLIAVMLSAQATDVSVNKAMRKMFPVANTPRQIVALGEEGVADYIKTIGLYRTKAKNVVATCHILLERYGGEVPADREALESLPGVGRKTANVVLNTAFGQPTIAVDTHIFRVANRTGLAPGKDVRAVEAALEKFTPKEFLHDAHHWLILHGRYVCKARRPECWHCAIEPLCEFRPKTPPPSE from the coding sequence ATGAACGCCACGAAACGACGCGCGATCTACGAAACGCTGCAAAGCCTGAATCCGCATCCGACCACCGAGCTTGAATACACGACGCCGTTCGAGCTGCTGATCGCCGTGATGCTGTCCGCGCAGGCGACCGACGTGTCGGTCAACAAGGCGATGCGCAAGATGTTCCCGGTTGCGAACACCCCGCGACAAATCGTCGCGCTTGGCGAGGAAGGCGTGGCCGACTACATCAAGACGATCGGCCTGTACCGCACCAAGGCGAAGAACGTGGTCGCCACCTGCCATATCCTGCTCGAGCGCTACGGCGGCGAAGTGCCGGCCGATCGCGAGGCGCTCGAGAGCCTGCCGGGCGTCGGCCGCAAAACCGCCAACGTCGTGCTGAACACCGCGTTCGGCCAGCCGACGATCGCGGTCGACACGCACATCTTCCGCGTCGCGAATCGCACGGGCCTGGCGCCCGGCAAGGACGTGCGGGCCGTCGAAGCCGCGCTCGAGAAATTCACGCCGAAGGAATTCCTGCACGACGCGCATCACTGGCTGATCCTGCACGGACGCTATGTGTGCAAGGCGCGCCGGCCCGAATGCTGGCACTGCGCGATCGAGCCGCTGTGCGAGTTCCGGCCGAAGACGCCACCGCCTAGCGAGTGA
- a CDS encoding lactonase family protein, with amino-acid sequence MPNRLREHDARAATRGSPLRLAHWMKGFALVLSLSATHAFAQQAPAAADGVYNLLVGTYTGHGSEGIYVYRFDTKTGSVAPVSSAKTVNPSYLLPSRDGRTVYAVNELPGDNGPATQRGGISAFGFDPKTGTLTFIDRVSSEGNDPCYLALSPDGKYVVTANYSVAADPGGSFAVFPVRDGGAVGTAVLTVHHEGTGPVKGRQDGAHVHSTVFSPDGRYLFVQDLGADKIYGYRYTVDGSRGLISPTDTRYTPVKPGSGPRHMVFGADGRFAYVTSELNASVEVFGYHDGKLTPVQTLPMSAPGFKGKVGGGAIHVSPDGRFVYASNRGDANDIVIYAVNQADGRLKTVGRQSSLGKTPREFLIDPSGKWLIVGNQDSDTFYVFSRDVESGQLGPNPQKVAVGSPVDFKLVPVEQ; translated from the coding sequence ATGCCCAACCGTTTACGCGAGCATGACGCACGCGCTGCGACACGAGGGTCCCCGCTTAGGCTCGCTCACTGGATGAAAGGTTTCGCACTCGTGCTGTCGCTGTCCGCGACCCACGCGTTCGCGCAGCAGGCGCCGGCCGCCGCCGACGGCGTCTACAACCTGCTCGTCGGCACCTATACGGGTCACGGCAGCGAAGGCATCTACGTGTACCGCTTCGATACGAAGACGGGCAGCGTCGCGCCCGTGTCGTCGGCCAAGACGGTGAATCCGTCGTATCTGTTGCCGAGCCGCGACGGCCGCACCGTGTATGCGGTCAACGAGCTGCCCGGCGACAACGGGCCGGCCACGCAGCGCGGCGGCATCAGCGCGTTCGGCTTCGATCCGAAGACCGGCACGCTCACCTTCATCGATCGCGTGTCGTCGGAAGGGAACGACCCGTGCTATCTGGCGCTCTCGCCGGACGGCAAGTACGTCGTGACTGCCAACTACTCGGTCGCGGCCGATCCGGGCGGCAGCTTCGCCGTATTCCCGGTGCGCGACGGCGGCGCGGTCGGCACGGCCGTGTTGACCGTGCACCACGAAGGCACCGGCCCCGTGAAGGGGCGGCAGGACGGCGCGCACGTGCATTCGACGGTGTTCTCGCCCGATGGGCGTTATCTGTTCGTGCAGGACCTCGGCGCCGACAAGATCTACGGCTACCGCTACACGGTCGACGGCAGCCGCGGGCTGATCAGTCCGACCGACACGCGCTACACGCCGGTGAAGCCGGGCTCGGGGCCGCGCCACATGGTGTTCGGCGCGGACGGCCGGTTCGCGTACGTGACGAGCGAGCTGAACGCGTCGGTCGAGGTGTTCGGCTATCACGACGGCAAGCTCACGCCGGTCCAAACGCTGCCGATGAGCGCGCCAGGCTTCAAGGGCAAGGTGGGCGGCGGCGCGATCCACGTGTCGCCGGACGGCCGCTTCGTCTACGCGAGCAATCGCGGCGACGCCAACGACATCGTGATCTACGCGGTGAACCAGGCCGACGGCCGGCTCAAGACGGTCGGCCGCCAGTCGAGCCTCGGCAAGACGCCGCGCGAATTCCTGATCGATCCGAGCGGCAAGTGGCTGATCGTCGGCAACCAGGACAGCGACACGTTCTACGTGTTCAGCCGCGATGTCGAGAGCGGGCAGCTCGGGCCGAATCCGCAGAAGGTCGCGGTCGGCAGCCCGGTCGACTTCAAGCTGGTGCCGGTCGAGCAATAA
- a CDS encoding TetR family transcriptional regulator, with amino-acid sequence MNQPKIKRDPEGTRRRILMAAAEEFATGGLFGARVDQIARRAETNERMLYYYFGSKEQLFTAVLEHAFSALTDAERVLDLDGVAPVEAVTRLAHFVWDYYRDHPELLRLINNENLHEARYLHKSTRIREMMSPIVATLGNVLTRGQKAGLFRNDVDPLRFYVTLSGLGYYIVSNRFTLAATLGRDFSDTDERAEMVRMNTEVLLAYLLRR; translated from the coding sequence ATGAATCAGCCAAAAATCAAAAGAGATCCTGAAGGTACACGCCGTCGCATCCTGATGGCGGCGGCCGAAGAGTTCGCGACTGGAGGGCTGTTCGGCGCGCGCGTCGACCAGATCGCGCGTCGCGCCGAGACCAACGAGCGCATGCTCTATTACTACTTCGGCAGCAAGGAGCAGCTGTTCACCGCTGTGCTCGAACACGCGTTCTCCGCGCTCACGGACGCCGAGCGCGTGCTCGATCTCGATGGCGTCGCACCGGTGGAAGCCGTCACGCGGCTCGCGCATTTCGTGTGGGATTACTACCGCGACCATCCGGAACTGCTGCGCCTCATCAACAACGAAAACCTGCACGAAGCGCGCTACCTGCACAAGTCGACGCGCATCCGCGAGATGATGTCGCCGATCGTCGCGACGCTCGGCAACGTGCTGACGCGCGGCCAGAAGGCCGGGCTGTTCCGCAACGACGTCGATCCGCTGCGCTTTTACGTGACGCTGTCGGGGCTCGGCTACTACATCGTGTCGAACCGCTTCACGCTAGCGGCGACGCTCGGCCGCGATTTCAGCGACACCGACGAGCGCGCCGAGATGGTCAGGATGAACACCGAAGTGCTGCTCGCCTATTTGCTGCGCCGCTGA
- the rsxB gene encoding electron transport complex subunit RsxB, whose product MANLSGRAARGRKPFGAAAPVVTVTDSKTLADRLEDLLPQTQCTKCGYDGCRPYAEAIAAGNANYNQCPPGGAEGIARLASLLGKPVIPLNPVNGAEHPRAIAFIDESLCIGCTLCLQACPVDAIIGAPKQMHTIIEPLCTGCDLCVAPCPVDCIAMVPVTGDRTGWDAWSQEQADAARARHDRRLARQRREREAAEARAAARRAASAGAAKAAPAEAAPGAAAEDADAKKRAIIAAALERARQKKEALAEQGAAPKNTEHVSAAVQAQIDAAEARRKRLAEQHAQRDGEAAAPDAQHDDRNGASAPPDKNRP is encoded by the coding sequence TTGGCAAACCTTTCCGGCCGCGCCGCACGCGGCCGAAAGCCATTCGGCGCTGCCGCGCCCGTTGTCACCGTGACCGATTCCAAGACCCTCGCGGATCGCCTCGAAGATCTGCTCCCCCAGACGCAATGCACGAAGTGCGGCTATGACGGCTGCCGCCCATACGCGGAAGCGATCGCCGCCGGCAACGCGAACTACAACCAGTGCCCGCCGGGCGGCGCCGAAGGCATCGCGCGCCTGGCGAGCCTGCTCGGCAAGCCGGTGATTCCATTGAATCCGGTGAACGGCGCCGAGCATCCGCGCGCCATCGCATTCATCGACGAAAGCCTGTGCATCGGCTGCACGCTGTGCCTGCAGGCGTGCCCGGTCGACGCGATCATCGGCGCGCCGAAGCAGATGCACACGATCATCGAGCCGCTCTGCACCGGCTGCGACCTGTGCGTGGCGCCCTGCCCGGTCGACTGCATCGCGATGGTACCCGTGACCGGCGATCGCACGGGCTGGGACGCATGGTCGCAGGAGCAGGCTGATGCCGCGCGCGCGCGGCACGATCGCCGGCTCGCCCGCCAGCGCCGCGAACGCGAAGCCGCCGAAGCACGTGCGGCGGCCCGGCGCGCGGCGAGCGCCGGCGCAGCGAAGGCGGCGCCCGCCGAAGCAGCGCCGGGCGCGGCGGCCGAGGACGCCGACGCGAAGAAACGCGCGATCATCGCCGCCGCGCTCGAACGCGCACGCCAGAAGAAGGAAGCGCTGGCCGAGCAAGGCGCGGCGCCGAAGAACACCGAACACGTCAGCGCGGCCGTGCAGGCGCAGATCGATGCGGCGGAAGCCCGCCGCAAGCGGCTCGCCGAGCAGCACGCGCAGCGCGACGGCGAAGCGGCGGCGCCCGACGCACAACACGACGACCGGAACGGCGCGTCCGCGCCGCCCGACAAGAACCGTCCATGA
- a CDS encoding DUF1841 family protein: protein MPQRAFRSRPAARQHRPPTRRTMRDAASGRPNHDVSPIMFNPSRDEVRRFFTETWRKQRAGEILTPLEAMAADWIVEHPEYHDELADADGAAARNYTPEEGRTNPFLHLSMHLAISEQLSIDQPPGIRAAHDKLAAKLDSTHEAQHTIMECLGETIWEAQRTGTPPDTDAYLQRILRRASRD, encoded by the coding sequence ATCCCGCAACGCGCGTTCCGCTCGCGCCCAGCCGCCCGCCAGCACCGCCCGCCGACCCGGCGTACAATGCGCGACGCGGCATCAGGCCGTCCGAATCACGACGTTTCCCCGATCATGTTCAATCCGAGTCGCGACGAAGTCCGTCGCTTTTTCACCGAAACCTGGCGCAAGCAGCGCGCAGGCGAGATCCTGACGCCGCTGGAAGCGATGGCCGCCGACTGGATCGTCGAACACCCCGAATACCACGACGAGCTCGCGGACGCCGACGGCGCCGCCGCGCGCAACTACACGCCCGAGGAAGGTCGCACGAACCCGTTCCTGCACCTGTCGATGCACCTCGCGATCAGCGAGCAGCTATCGATCGACCAGCCGCCCGGCATCCGCGCCGCGCACGACAAGCTGGCCGCGAAGCTCGACTCGACGCACGAAGCGCAGCACACGATCATGGAATGTCTCGGCGAGACGATCTGGGAAGCGCAGCGCACCGGCACGCCGCCGGACACCGACGCCTATCTGCAACGCATCCTGCGCCGCGCGTCGCGCGACTGA